tacacaaaagcCTGTGCCAAGTCGGCAAGCTTCATCCAAATTTTAAGATGACAGAAACCATCATGGGTTGTTTCAAAAGCATAAACAACATCCAAAATAAATCTCATGATTTAAATTTCaagatgctgtttttgtttttgtttttcccttaTTGTCTGGAACATATCCACACTCCATCTTACTAAATTACTTTGCCAACATATGATTGCCAGATATAAACAGACTTAACAAATAAGGGTAATGGTGACATCAATCCAGGTTCAGTTGTTTATCATTCAGCACTGAACAGTGGGTAGCTGTATGACTTATTTAAGGGCCTCCAAGGCGACTTGCATGGGCACCCATCCGCTGAGGATCCTGGGATGGGTAGTGGACCTGTCCAGGGGGCCTCATGGCCATTGGAGGGGGCATGGGTGGGGCCATGTGATCCATGGCATGGAACATAGGAGGACCAAAACCTGGAGAGAACAGAAGGGACATTTAATATATGAGAGGTATAAGAGCGCTTCACCTTAGGTTATAGAAGAGCAAACAACAAGTGACAAGTGAATGGGGTGAGACTGACCAGGTGGTGGGGGCATGGCAACCCCAGGTGGAGGAGGCAGTCCCAGGTTCATGACAGCAGGAGAGCTGGTGGGACCCAGGTTAAAGTAGTTGGCTGGCGAGTCCTCATCAGACACAGGTGGTGGGGGCAGAGCTGTTGGAAAGATATGGGAAGACAAAAATCACATACTGCTCTACTTAACActatgtacagtggccccaaaaagtatttgaacacttaagccacacttaaactGTATGAATATAGTTGCATcacaaaacaaaatgtcaaaccaaatggcatctgCAATCAAATGATGCTATACTGTTTAAGCAGTAGAAAAGCTTTAATGAACAAGATACAAATGGTTACAGAGTATCTGTGAACACAACACAAGTATCTGTGAACAAGTCTCTAGAAGAATGATCCACTTCTTAAATACACCTCCATATTGTTTTACTTAAGCGTTATGGTGAGTATGTGTGAGAGAATTGAACTAAGCTCTGTTTTTTACCTCCAGGGAGACCTGGCACTGGCTCCAGCCTGATTCCACTCTCTGTTACCCcatcgttctctctctctttgcctcgGGCTGCCTGTGACCTGAACCACACATTGAAACATTCAGTAGTCAGCGCAGAGGGAACCATATATGAACTTTTCTGAATTTCAGGTttcttatgtactgtatattcagtcACTAACCTGCCCCATTTAACGTTAAGGCGCCGTCCATTGATAATGAGTTTGTTAAAGGATTTCTCTGCTGCTGTCTCTGCGGCCTGCCGTGTGGCGAACTGGATGAAAGCACACTGCTGCCTTTGAACAATGGTGATGGTACGAATCTCTCCAAACTGGTAGAAGTGATTCCTACAGAGAAAAACAAAAGGCAATTTGGAACCTGGAACAGTTCGGCATTAGGCCTCTTCCATCAGAAAATGACACTATGGCTTTGTTTACAATAATCTATTTGTGTTTACAAATCCAATCTTTCAAACTGACTGCTTGCACTGCAATTTTGTAAGTAATGAAATCGATTTTACAATTTTTCCAGACAGTGTTGTCAATATTTGGTATATCAACACTGTTGCCATAGtaatggcttaaagggatagttcacccaaaaatgaaaatgctctcatcatttaccaacccttatgccatcccagatgtatatgactttctttcatctgctactcaaattaagatttttagaagaatatttcagctctgtaggtccacacaattgtaagtgaatgggtgccaaaaatttgaagctcaaaaaaattacataaatcagcataaaaataatccataaccacaaagtggttaaatcaatgtcttcagaagcgatatgataggtgtgggtgagaaacagatcactttcacattcttcttcttatgtttttgttgattcacattcttcatgcataccgccccctactggacagggagatgaatttcaagcaaaaaaggacttaaatatttatcactCACAACTATAAAATCACTTCAGAAAAtaaggattaaaacactggagtcatacggattacttttatgatgcctttatgtgcttatttgAGTGTTAAAATTTTTATACATACActtactgagcattttattaggaacactatactaatactgggtagggcctccctgtgttctcaaaacagcctcaattcttcatggcatggattccacaagatgttggaaacattcctttgagattctggtccatgttgacatgattgcatcacgcaatttctgcagatttgtcagctgcacattcatacGAATCTCCTGTTCTACCACATCcaaaaggtgttctattggattaaGATCCGGTGACTGGGTGGCCACTGAAGAAAAGTGATCTCACTGTCATGttcatgcattgcactgctgccacacgaatggttgattagattatcgcatgaataaataggtgaaCAGGTGctaataataaagtgctcagtgagtgtatattatgtGTGTTTAAAACCACATATGTATGTAGTTTGGTTCTTCATGAGTTTTTTGCTGTTCAAATAATAAACGTTAGATACACCTATTGCCTGTCTGAACAAAGATGTTGTGCCTCTTTTAATAATATGACAGTTCTATTCAACTATTTTCTTTGAATCAAGTTTCATGCATAGATGATCTGTAGTGCACCAACCTGAGCTCAGAGTCTGTAACATTTTCTCCTAGCCCCCCGATATAGAGTGTGGTGATGGTCTTGTCCTCAGGTGGGTCCAGTCTGGGCATGGTGGTGGCCCGCTTAAGGAGTTTATCAGCCAcagggtcattgatgccatagaaACGGTCCTTAATGTTCTGGTCGGCCAATGGGTCATCTGGATCAGTGGGCTTCTCGTGCCTGTTATGTTAAAGTAATTAAATTCTTCCACAAGGCATGCTTGAAAATTTAATCATAATTCATGATTGCTCATACATAAATCAGCATTTCAgcacatttgattaaaaatgccactctaggggggcctgggtagctcagtggtaaagacgctggctaccacccctggagttcgctagttcgctagttcacatcccagggcgtgctgagtgacttaagccaggtctcctaagcaaccaaattggcccggttgctagggagggtagagtcacatggggtaacctcctcgtggtcgatataatgtggttcgtactcggtgaggcgcgtggtgagttgagcatggatgccgcggtgggtagtgtgaagcctccacacgtgctatgtctccgtagcaacgcgctcaacaagccacatgataagatgcgcgggttgacgatctcagacgcggaggtaactgggatccatcctctaccacccggactgaggtgaatcactacgtgaccacgaggacttaaaagcacattgggaattggccattccaatttgggaaaaaaaaaaagaggacaaaACAAAAATGCCACTATAAAAATATATGAGGTTTATCAAGCAAGCAATCagatacatcgatcagccacaacattaaaactgttTGTTGTTGCtagattggctggtttgagtatttatgtaactgctgatatcctgggattttcacacacaacagtctctagaatttacttagaatggtgcaaaaacaaaaaacattcagtgagcggcagttctgcggatggaaatgccttgttgatgagagaggtcaacagagaatggtcagaatgctattttgtgatgctggttggtgctgttttggcagcacgggggggggggggggggctacacaatattagacaggtggttttaatgttgtggctgtacAAGGAATAAAATCTAAATGATGAAAATACAGAGTGTTACAACACGATCTAGAGTGAAATGCAGGTTTCCCACTCTTTTTGACCAATggatttccatgacatttccatgacctttccagtcgcTTGTCTTTACTGGATAAggaattttaaaaattatttagattCAGACCAGTTCGCTTATGATTAATTCAGCTCGAGCTGTAAAGCTGTTCGACCAATTAGCTGAAAAGATCCTACTCAAAAACACGTTTCCCTCACAAATCGGACATCACCATGTCTTGCGAGCAAGTTTTACTCAACACAAGAGCAACgtctagccaattaaatatttcattggTAGAATATaactagacaaaaatatatattcactacagatattttcattaatttccaggcctggaaagtaattttatatttgtatatatattttcaaggttttccatgactgtggaaacCCTGTTAATTGTGAATTCTGGGACATAATTCTAAATAGAAAGTAGGTTTTGGAAGTGTTGCTCACCTGTACGGACACTCTTCCCCTCTCTTGCATTCTCCCTTCACCCAGAATGAGCAGATGTGTGGTCTGTTCCTCTTGTAGTACGGTGTGGTTCGAGCCAGTTTTAGCAGCATATCACTGCTGCTCGGTGCCTTCCCGAGCAGCCCAACAGGTCTTGTACCATCAGAATTGGCTATCTATACACCAAAACATTACAACTCATTAGCTGGGTTCCCATCCACGTACTTctttgggatatcacataaaacTGCAGGATGGAAACATgaagatgtgaataaaatctccaaaaagcacataaaaatcttctctcgcttgaggtggatacattttttattcaataagaatatgcataaactatgatggaagcacatttaccgaataaactcctattgaatttattggAATACAAAATGTGCATCAAAAATGtatgtgactgaataacttgtTCATAACTGGAGTAACAAGCAGATCAATCTTCGcacctgaaatgttgctctggtcatcctgataTAACAGTTTCTAGAAAGTCCAAAGTCTGCAAAGTGTTTacagagcaaataagtcgaatacaaacttgaactgtgctgaagagcaggtttattgacactttaaaaaaaatatcttatagatccgcaTAGCAAAGACGCAAGGGAGGAGgaatgcgcacacacacatattgctCCCAGATCTGTGTGTTGCGCTGTCACTCCTAGATATGAGACAAATTTCTTTACAatgtcacagtggctacaatttctccagaagtgacaattttgttcttttgtACACATGAAATGGAAACGTGCTTTTTTCGCACATTGTTTGTGCGatactatgttttttttgttgcctAAATTAAATccacaacttggatggaaacatagccaTTGATGAAAAGTGAAGCAAACGCCAATGAATACAAGTGTAGTTTATTTGACCCATAGATACTTGTTTCTATTTATTGTGTAGTATATGTATTTACAATACTGTGTAATTCAGTAAAGATTTTTTGATGTACAATagacttataaaaaaataaaaaaaacattaataaatgtttaatatgcAGACACATTACCTCTCTCTCCATATTCTGAGTGTAATACTCCTTATTGACGTCAGATCTTGGTACTTCATCTTTAACGGACAGCCCTGTGTCTCTAACCTGAATAGGCAAACCTGTGCAACGTACATAATAGATTTGATGAAAACTTATATTTTCTTAGTCAAGTAACATCTCATTACAAAAACTATGACCTGAATCCCCCCAAGAATGCTAGAATTGCATAGAATTGTCAGTTTCTACAGTTTAAAACTGCTTGTTGGAAAAATTTGTAGCTAAAATTGaacaatatgtacagtacattgatGTAAAGTACCAAAAATACTCAACACATCAATATCTGtgtgatacagttgaagtcagaagtttacttacactaaggttgaagtcattaaaactcattttttaaccactccacagatttcatattagctatataaactatagttttggcaagtcgtttaggacatctactttgtgcatgacatgagtatttttccaacaattgtttattagattgtttcacttttaattgactatatcacaaatccagtgggtcagaagtttacacacacactaagttaactgtgcctttaagcagcttggaaatttccagaaaatgatgtcaagcctttaggcagttagccaattagcttctgacaggtgTGACTgtgtaactgtggatgtattttaaggcctaccttcaaacttagtgcctctttgcttgacatcatgggtcaaaaaagaaatcagccaagacctcagaaaaaaaaaaattgtggacctccacaagactggttcatccttgggagcaatttccaaacgcctgaaagtaccacgttcatctgtacaaacaatagtatgcaagtataaacaccatggaaccacgcagccatcataccgctcagttCAGTTCCACTCATTCTGTCTCccagagatgaacatagtttggtgcgaaaaatgaaaatcaatcccagaactacagcaaaggaccgtgtgaaaatgctggaggaaacaggtagacaagtatctacatccacagtaaaacgagtcctatatcatcataacctgaaagactgctcagcaaggaagaagccactgctccaaaaccaccataaaaaagccagactacagtttgcaagtgcacatggggacatgtgcatcttactttttggagaaatgtcctctggtctgattaaacaaaaattgaactgtttggccataatgaccatcgttatgtttggagaaaaaagggtgaggcttgcaagccgaagaacaccatcccaaccgtgaagcatgggggtggcagcatcatgttgtgggggtgctttgctgcaggtgggactgttgcacttcacaaaatagatggcatcatgaggaaggaaaattatgtggatatattgaagcaacatctcaacacatcagccagaaagttaaagctctgtcacaaatgggtcttccaaatggacaattaccccaagcatacctccaaagttgtggcaaaatggcttaaggacaacaaagtcaaggtactggagtggccatcacaaagccctgaccacaatctgatagaaaatttgtgggaagaactgaaaaagcacgtgcgagcaaggaggcccacaaacctgactccgttacaccagttctgtctggaggaatgggccaaaattccagcaacttattgtgagaagcttgtggaaggctacccaaaaagtttgacccaagttaagcaatttaaaggtaatgctaccaaatactaacaaaatgtatgtaaacttctgacccactgggaatgtgatgaaagaaagaaaagctgaaataaatcattctctcttctattattctgatatttcaaattcttaaaataaagtagtgatcctaactgacctaagacagggaatatttttttaagattaaatgtcaggaattgtgaaaatctgagtttaaatgtatttggctaaggtgtatgtaaacttctgactttaactgtaccTCTCAACATCTATCACCATTGCAATTTCACTTACAGGTATTCACAGTATGCTCACAAATTAGGACGTTACAAGCAAAGTTCTAAAACATAAAAGTACTGCATTACCATATTCCAGATCCAAGAGGCAGGTTTGACAGACATTCTTCATTTTACTGCAGGTCTGACACACTTCTGTCTTCTTAAAGCGCATCCTGACGCCAGGACACCAGCGAAACACTGTGAAGGGACGTGCACAGATCTAGAAGACGTGAAACATGCAAAGATTAAAATAACACACCGCTGGACAGCACTCTCAAAGTGTAGAGTAAAAGAAATGGGGTGTCGATTTTCACGAGCAGCAGTACCTTGCACTCCTTGCCAAATTTCTCTTTGGTCTGTTGAAAGAAACAGATTTACAAGGTTAAAGTTAGttacattatggcacaaatgaaGAAATACAGCTTTGGTAtagttaataataaatgtaagaaGTCTATTGAGAAAACCCTACTACTCTCACCATACGGATGTAAGGGTTTTCGCCCAAGCATGTTTGACAGAGGATGGGGAAATCCTGTTTAAATAAAGCGACAGGTTGAAAGATACAGTATAAGCATATGAACAAAATAATCAAAATCATGCGACAAACTACTGATGTCAGTTACAGTACAAAAGCAATACGGCGAGTGGGAAGAGGACTGGTCCCACTATTGTGTCTCTACATATTTGCATAACTGATTGATTTGTTTTtcgcatgtttatataaaatattttttactattgATTAGATTAGTTTAAAATGCTAGAAACGGTTTTTACTAGCCAGAAGCTAAGGTAATCTAGAATAGGATCCTTACAATTGTAAATAATTTGATTTGGAGAATTTTGACaaaaaacactcaattttaaataataaatcttgAAATACTAAAATAGAGAATGTTTTATACTCACTGAGTCTTCCCAATTTTGCCTGTTGTAAGTGTTGGATCCTAAAGACGTCGCCATTTCTACCAGCTAATACGAacggaagtttttttttttttttttttttttttttaaacggaaGTTGTTTTACCCACAACGCTACTGTACGGAGTAGAAAACTAACACAGCGCGACCTGCTGTTGTGGAGTGGTGAAGGCTTAAAATGAATTATGTGATTTTTCATTGAACGTTCAAAATTCAATTCAAAAGCaacataaatgaaaacaatagTCAGGGATTTCAACAGGTCTCACTGCTTTCCTGAAATCATTTTGCAATTCATTATGTATGAAAGAAATCAAAATGTGGTTTCTTTCTGACACATCACCTAGTTAAATAAGGAATTCCTATAAATAATGGGGAATTAATGCCAGAAACAGACGTAATAAACATTCTTCACTTCTCTAATGAACAGAGTCTGCACTTCTGCATTACTACACACTACTTCCCCTGGCTTGTGGTGTATTTGTATTATTGCAGTTTAAAGATCCACAGCAGTCTGACCTCACTTTTTGTGAGCATAGACTCAGAGTTCAGCTTATGGAAATCAAATCACAAGGCTAATTTTGATCTatctatataaaataaatgaataaataaaaaatgtaattcattttgtgcttttgttttacaTAGCCTACTCCTGTTCCCTGGGCAGGCAATAAttcttgattttctttttttatatatataactggCCAAAACTGCTATTTAAATGAGTGCGGAATGACTCCTGAAAAGCCATGGACATTCCCATGAACCATCAGTGTCAAAGAGCAGAGAGCATTGAAGACTATGTGATGTAAAACACAGCTGCTTCTAAATAAAGAGTGACTGAGATTGTGTAGACAGGTGTTTCACTTCAAAAGATCAATGCATAATGGCATGGTCTATCAGGCATATACTTCTGATATTATGGCCGGGTCTAAGGGGGGgcaagtcattttatttatttatttatttattactataaatggCCACTTTCACTTCAAccttgttcttcttttgtttttggcgatttgcattcttcgtgcatatcgccaaaTACTGGGCAGGGAATGCGaattttctcactcacacctatcatattgcttctgaagacatggaagtaaccactggagacatgtgggttaattttatgctgcctgtatgtgctttttggaacttcaaagttttgatcaccttTAGAagataatttgtgttctgcagatgaaagaaaggcatacatatctgggatggtatgagggtgagtaaatgatgagagaattgtaatttttggatgaactatccctttaagaagcattaatatttgttattaatattatatatatatatatatatatatatattctgggcaattaaagcaacaaaaaaatagataaaaatcaAACGCCTCACAtctatgtatataaataaaagtaGCTACTAATAGACacagtaaaaaagaaaattagTAGGTCTGGGCTATAGAATATATGTATTCTGTATACATGGACTAAAAGATTACGTATATCAATATGGATAACACTGATGATTAGTTCTGATGTTATCCATCAAAAAGATTAAATAACAGTCTACTTATTTCTCGCTACATTTGGTGCCCACTAGCAGTCAGTCTGTGCACTGCAGTCTTTGAGCAGCTGCCTGTAGAGAAGAGTGAGTCCAGTGTATGACTGTGAGCGAGAGGACAGTCAGTCAGCTAGGCTCGAGTTCTGTTGGGTTCGCCCCAGCAGAGACACGCCACTCACTCTGCGTATTGCGACGCCTCGATTCTTTTTAAACGAGAAGGTTTACTATCAGCCTGCAAACCCCCTATGCTGAATTAACATATCTGGATTCAGGATTTACCTACTGCAGCTGCCTCTAAGGGCTGATATTAACTTGGTGAGTGGATCTTTCTTTGAATTCAGGACCAGCTAAATTGCTAATAGCGGCAGCAAGTGAGACAGCCGGCCAAACGCTATACATAGCAGCATGTAATACACGACTttaaacttgatgttttttttttgtttgttttttgttttattacgtTAGCAGTCCTGTAGATTGTACAGGTTTGCATACGCCCTGGAGGTTATCGAGCAGAGATATCTATGCAGAGATAATGGTTATAGTATTGGTTGGAATGGATAGGCAAGCTAGGGTTAAATGTGTCTGTCTTTTGCATAACAGCTGGCTGTGTTTTAAAACACAGCGAGCTGCCTACTTAGAAAACATTTTGGGGCATTATAGGTGTTGTTTGAACGGTcgtaagcagctcactaggttgtaAAGAAGCTCAAGGTTCCTCAAGCCTCAATTACCTTCTCCACTGTTTAGCTTAGCTTAGCGAATCTGCTACTACTGTCTGGAGCTGTTTTTGTATTATATAAGCGTATATAATGCATATATATTCTATAAAACCTTTATAAACATAAAAGAGAGCTGTAAATTGGATTTATAAAGTAGTTTTATCTGGGCATCCCACCACAACTTTACTAGCTGTTTACATTAGCCGCCACGCTGAAATTAAACGGATCGACTAGCTGTTAGCAAGCTAACAAAACTGAGAAGAGAGAAGTTTTGAGTCTTTTTTAGGAATTTTCCCCACTGTTTTTGAAATGGGATTATTTTGCTGTCGAGAGCTGTTTTCTTGGTTCTTTAAGAGACTGCAGGCCAGTAACTTGTTCTCATAATAATTGCTTGAAAGTTGTTGGTATTGTTCATTTTTTTGGGATCAGTGTATATTTTATGAATTCATATTTGTGTTGTGTAATGTGCTTTTGCAAACACTTAAAAATCTGAGAGGTTTTTGCAACATATGTTCATTTGTATGGACAATATTCACAGGAGGAAGCTTTGAAATGCCCAAGGACCAACACAATGTGCCACTTTGGAGGAGAGCAGACCTGTTATTGACCCAATTCTGAAGGTTGTGTTTTTCTTCAGTTTAGTGAAACTGTGGAAAATAGTGTCTGGCATTAATGTTGTCATTGTGGGACATTTACATTGTTTGCAACAGCTTAATTTCCTTCATTAAACAGAACATCATGCCATCAGCATCCCATATGAGTCCTTATGCAAGAGAAACATGGGTATTCCATTACAGGTCGACAGTCTGCCGAGTCTCT
The DNA window shown above is from Myxocyprinus asiaticus isolate MX2 ecotype Aquarium Trade chromosome 40, UBuf_Myxa_2, whole genome shotgun sequence and carries:
- the LOC127430394 gene encoding pre-mRNA-splicing factor RBM22, which encodes MATSLGSNTYNRQNWEDSDFPILCQTCLGENPYIRMTKEKFGKECKICARPFTVFRWCPGVRMRFKKTEVCQTCSKMKNVCQTCLLDLEYGLPIQVRDTGLSVKDEVPRSDVNKEYYTQNMEREIANSDGTRPVGLLGKAPSSSDMLLKLARTTPYYKRNRPHICSFWVKGECKRGEECPYRHEKPTDPDDPLADQNIKDRFYGINDPVADKLLKRATTMPRLDPPEDKTITTLYIGGLGENVTDSELRNHFYQFGEIRTITIVQRQQCAFIQFATRQAAETAAEKSFNKLIINGRRLNVKWGRSQAARGKERENDGVTESGIRLEPVPGLPGALPPPPVSDEDSPANYFNLGPTSSPAVMNLGLPPPPGVAMPPPPGFGPPMFHAMDHMAPPMPPPMAMRPPGQVHYPSQDPQRMGAHASRLGGP